In Nostoc sp. CENA543, a single genomic region encodes these proteins:
- the ppk1 gene encoding polyphosphate kinase 1 — MPKSKKSSNSSINLTEPQYYINRELSWLEFNNRVLHEACDPRTPLLERLKFLAIFSSNLDEFFMVRVAALKQQVEAKVTKLSPDGRTPQQQLDDIRLHLIPKVTQQHQHFEQSIRPLLANHGIHILNYINLNQKQRNYLDSYFEDQIFPVLTPLAVDPSHPFPYISNLSLNLAVVVKNPDTDEEFFARVKVPSVLPRFLPLPPELGIQLENGQPAHWTGVPLEQAIAHNLDSLFPGMNIQEYHPFRITRDADLTLEEDEADDLLLAIEQELRKRRIGGNPVRIEIQSQTPEPVRTRLLQDLELTENDVYEVDGLVGLRDLMYFMALPLPELKDPPRQSVVPMRLQRLREPSLDPDVLELDEGKDFFSVIREKDLFVHHPYQSFSATVVRFITHAAHDPNVLAIKMTLYRTSGDSPIVNALIAAAENGKQVSVLVELKARFDEENNIYWARRLERVGVHVVYGLVGLKTHCKTVMVVRREKDRMRRYVHIGTGNYNPKTARLYTDLGLFSCREELGADITDLFNFLTGYSRQKSYRELLVAPVNMRDRFLELIRREITNVQNGLTGRIVAKMNSLVDPQIITHLYEASRAGVQIDLIIRGICCLRPGLPELSENIRVISIIGRFLEHSRMYYFYNNGQEEIYIGSADWMSRNLDRRVEVITPIRDQDIAKDLQEILGIMLADNRQAWDLQGDGTYVQRRPGNDCPEANSQITLMNMSLRSTNVTTNLMDAKKSASVTDN, encoded by the coding sequence ATGCCTAAATCTAAAAAAAGCTCTAATTCTTCTATTAATTTAACCGAACCACAATATTATATTAACCGAGAGTTAAGCTGGTTAGAATTCAACAATCGAGTATTACATGAAGCTTGTGATCCTCGCACACCATTGTTAGAACGTTTGAAGTTTTTAGCTATTTTTAGCTCTAATTTAGATGAATTTTTTATGGTGCGGGTTGCGGCTTTAAAGCAACAGGTAGAAGCAAAAGTTACTAAGTTATCCCCCGATGGACGTACACCACAACAGCAATTAGATGATATTCGCTTACACCTAATACCTAAAGTTACTCAACAGCATCAGCATTTTGAACAAAGTATTCGTCCGTTATTAGCAAATCACGGGATTCATATCCTGAATTACATTAACCTCAATCAAAAACAACGTAACTATTTAGATAGTTATTTTGAAGACCAAATTTTTCCTGTTTTAACTCCCTTAGCAGTTGACCCCAGTCACCCTTTCCCCTACATTTCTAATCTCAGCTTAAATTTAGCTGTGGTGGTGAAAAACCCTGACACCGATGAAGAATTTTTTGCCAGGGTGAAAGTCCCCAGCGTATTACCGCGATTTTTACCACTACCTCCAGAGTTGGGAATTCAGCTAGAGAATGGACAACCAGCACACTGGACTGGTGTACCCTTAGAACAGGCGATCGCACATAATCTAGATTCCCTCTTTCCAGGGATGAATATCCAAGAGTATCACCCCTTCCGCATCACCCGTGATGCAGATTTAACTCTGGAAGAAGACGAAGCTGATGATTTATTATTGGCAATTGAACAAGAACTCCGCAAACGCCGCATTGGTGGTAATCCCGTCCGTATTGAAATTCAATCCCAAACCCCTGAACCAGTCCGCACCAGGTTACTACAAGATTTAGAACTCACAGAAAATGATGTCTATGAAGTGGACGGTCTGGTAGGACTACGTGATCTGATGTATTTTATGGCTTTACCCTTGCCAGAACTCAAAGATCCACCACGCCAGTCTGTAGTACCTATGCGTCTACAACGGTTACGTGAACCCAGCCTTGACCCAGATGTCTTGGAGTTGGACGAAGGTAAAGATTTCTTTTCCGTAATTCGCGAAAAAGATTTATTTGTCCACCATCCCTATCAATCTTTTTCTGCTACGGTGGTACGCTTTATCACCCATGCAGCCCATGATCCCAATGTGCTAGCCATTAAAATGACTTTGTACCGCACATCTGGGGATTCGCCGATTGTTAATGCTTTAATTGCGGCGGCGGAAAATGGTAAACAGGTATCAGTTTTAGTGGAATTAAAAGCCCGTTTTGATGAAGAAAATAATATTTACTGGGCGAGAAGATTAGAACGGGTAGGAGTACACGTTGTTTATGGTTTGGTGGGTCTAAAAACTCATTGCAAAACCGTCATGGTGGTGCGACGAGAAAAAGATAGAATGCGCCGTTATGTGCATATAGGTACTGGGAATTACAACCCAAAAACAGCCAGACTATATACAGATTTAGGTTTGTTTAGTTGTCGGGAAGAATTAGGTGCAGATATTACAGATTTATTTAATTTCTTAACAGGATATTCCCGGCAAAAATCCTATAGAGAATTGTTAGTTGCGCCTGTGAATATGCGCGATCGCTTTTTAGAATTGATTCGCCGTGAAATCACTAATGTGCAGAATGGTTTGACTGGTCGTATTGTGGCTAAAATGAACTCTCTTGTTGACCCACAAATCATCACTCATTTATATGAAGCTTCTCGCGCTGGCGTGCAAATTGATTTAATCATTCGGGGAATTTGTTGCTTACGTCCTGGACTTCCTGAACTGAGTGAAAATATTCGTGTGATTAGCATCATTGGCCGCTTTTTGGAACACTCCCGGATGTACTATTTCTACAACAATGGGCAGGAAGAAATCTATATTGGCAGTGCCGATTGGATGAGTCGTAACCTAGACCGCCGCGTGGAAGTGATTACGCCAATACGCGATCAAGATATTGCGAAAGATTTGCAAGAAATATTGGGAATTATGCTGGCAGATAATCGCCAAGCTTGGGATTTACAAGGGGATGGCACTTATGTGCAACGTCGTCCCGGTAATGATTGTCCAGAGGCCAATTCTCAAATAACTCTGATGAATATGTCCTTACGTTCAACCAACGTCACAACAAACTTAATGGATGCTAAAAAAAGTGCTTCAGTAACAGATAATTAG
- a CDS encoding response regulator transcription factor encodes MLMISCESSTLRVLVVDDHELTRLTLQLAFAGQENIQVVGSASNGQEAVEMVKSCHPDVIVLDLQMPVMDGWIASGEIKAISPRTQILAYSSVEEAHLPDKKTTANFDEVCKKDVPTSELIALVRQLGQSAGNGSISK; translated from the coding sequence ATGTTAATGATCTCTTGTGAGTCTTCTACCTTACGCGTTCTAGTGGTTGATGATCACGAACTTACCCGTCTAACTTTGCAATTAGCTTTTGCAGGTCAAGAAAATATTCAAGTCGTTGGTTCAGCTAGTAACGGCCAAGAAGCAGTAGAAATGGTGAAATCTTGTCACCCTGATGTCATTGTTTTAGATTTACAGATGCCTGTCATGGATGGTTGGATTGCTTCTGGAGAGATTAAAGCTATCTCTCCCCGCACTCAGATATTGGCTTATTCTTCAGTGGAAGAAGCCCATTTACCTGACAAGAAAACAACGGCAAACTTTGATGAAGTTTGTAAGAAAGATGTTCCAACTAGTGAATTAATCGCTTTAGTCAGACAATTAGGACAAAGTGCAGGGAATGGTTCTATTTCTAAGTAG
- a CDS encoding DUF2854 domain-containing protein gives MLRQISLGTLGLSVGAVLTLVGFVAYAADNATLNLVGFFYGFPLLLGGLALKANEIKPIAFSQPTPPSVLTLREQQATVTQNKIRKDVTRYCYGQDAHLDGALTYLGLSPTDEERPILTGLRETEINGAYALILEFDSPLIQVSAWQEKQEKMTKYFGPGIEVKITSLDDSKIELTLITNTQS, from the coding sequence ATGTTACGCCAAATTTCTTTGGGGACTCTTGGTTTAAGTGTTGGTGCTGTTTTGACCCTTGTCGGCTTTGTGGCTTATGCTGCCGATAACGCTACACTCAATTTAGTTGGATTTTTCTATGGTTTTCCCCTACTTTTAGGGGGATTAGCACTAAAAGCTAATGAAATTAAGCCTATTGCTTTTAGTCAACCCACACCACCTTCCGTGTTAACCCTGCGAGAACAACAGGCCACCGTCACACAAAATAAAATTCGTAAAGACGTAACTCGCTACTGCTATGGACAAGATGCTCATTTAGATGGTGCGCTTACTTATTTAGGTTTAAGTCCTACAGATGAGGAAAGACCAATACTTACGGGGTTACGGGAAACAGAAATTAATGGTGCTTATGCCTTAATTTTAGAATTTGATTCACCGTTAATACAGGTTAGTGCTTGGCAAGAAAAGCAAGAAAAAATGACCAAATATTTTGGCCCAGGTATAGAAGTAAAAATTACATCCCTCGATGACAGCAAAATTGAATTAACTTTGATTACCAATACTCAATCGTAA
- a CDS encoding chlororespiratory reduction protein 7: MPDPLMYQQDNFVVLETNQPEQFLTTAELLAKLKNELQQIDFNDLPLELQKFDSLAEQAQHLIDTSCELDIGVGKYLQWYAVRLEK, encoded by the coding sequence ATGCCAGATCCATTAATGTACCAACAAGACAATTTTGTTGTTCTCGAAACTAATCAGCCAGAACAATTTCTGACAACAGCAGAATTATTGGCAAAACTCAAAAATGAATTGCAACAAATTGACTTTAATGATTTGCCATTGGAGTTACAAAAATTTGATTCTTTAGCAGAACAAGCTCAACATTTAATCGATACCAGTTGTGAATTAGATATTGGTGTCGGCAAATATTTACAATGGTATGCAGTCCGTCTAGAGAAATAA
- a CDS encoding PleD family two-component system response regulator — MSRISPYSLTKQPPVILVADDDTTIRTMLRKVMEQEGYRVIEVTDGKQCIDAYEAVKPDIVLLDAVMPIMDGFTCCKQLVQIARNNLISALANVDNDSSGLDSTIISKLWERTPILMITSLNDEESVDRAFEAGATDYITKPIHWAVLRLRLRRLLQQAQVYKQLEAANLALQELANVDGLTGLANRRRFDNYLNTQWINSAQTGSPLSLILCDIDFFKFYNDCYGHPAGDVCLQKVGTVLSKTAEKHRDLVARYGGEEFAVIMPDTHASGAIHVAQAMQSGVSNLRIDHDKSEVSQYLTLSMGVATIIPGWEVSPSDLIAAADKALYQAKAQGRNRICWISDG, encoded by the coding sequence ATGTCACGCATAAGCCCATATTCTCTTACTAAACAACCTCCTGTAATTTTGGTGGCTGATGATGACACTACCATCCGAACAATGTTGCGTAAAGTGATGGAACAAGAAGGCTATCGAGTCATTGAGGTGACAGATGGTAAGCAGTGTATAGATGCCTATGAGGCTGTTAAACCAGATATAGTCTTGTTGGATGCTGTGATGCCAATCATGGACGGCTTTACGTGCTGTAAACAACTAGTACAAATTGCCAGAAACAATTTAATTTCCGCTTTAGCCAATGTAGATAATGATTCTTCTGGCTTGGATAGTACGATCATCTCCAAACTATGGGAACGGACTCCGATATTAATGATCACTAGTTTGAATGATGAAGAGTCTGTAGATCGTGCTTTTGAAGCAGGAGCCACAGACTACATCACCAAACCAATTCATTGGGCAGTTTTGCGCTTACGTTTACGGAGATTACTACAACAAGCACAAGTATATAAACAGTTGGAAGCAGCAAACCTAGCTCTGCAAGAACTAGCGAATGTAGATGGTTTAACTGGTTTAGCTAATCGTCGCCGTTTTGATAACTATTTAAATACGCAGTGGATTAATTCAGCACAAACAGGATCTCCCTTATCACTGATCCTGTGTGACATTGATTTTTTCAAGTTTTATAACGATTGCTATGGTCATCCAGCTGGGGATGTTTGTCTGCAAAAAGTGGGTACAGTCTTAAGTAAAACAGCAGAAAAGCATCGAGATTTAGTAGCCCGCTATGGCGGTGAAGAATTTGCCGTAATTATGCCAGACACTCACGCTTCGGGTGCAATTCATGTGGCTCAAGCGATGCAAAGTGGCGTGAGCAATTTGCGAATTGATCATGACAAATCTGAGGTGAGCCAATATCTTACCCTCAGTATGGGTGTAGCAACCATAATACCTGGATGGGAGGTTTCACCTTCTGATTTAATCGCGGCGGCAGACAAAGCCCTTTATCAAGCTAAAGCCCAAGGGAGAAATCGGATTTGTTGGATATCGGATGGTTAG
- a CDS encoding histidine kinase, whose translation MLKHDDMQVSQDQPIYSEAPLQLLLFIDGRPKSKPQVQRIRAYLKELQAGYNFELQIIDVSQQPYLAEHFKLVATPALIKIHPEPRQILAGSNIIAQLKSWWPRWQAASETYQKLQEDLQERVDDNGKISQPKSSISSIAVSAELIRLSDEIFHLKQEKEKLLEQLQFKDRVIGMLAHDLRNPLTAAAIAIDTLQSNYNSETGEFQRLKPALIAHLLKQARNQTKTIDRMIADLLQVGRGNDTEFSITPQKTNLGQMCLDIMEELHDRYTAKSQHIETDIPNDLPYVYADPERIRQVLVNLMDNAIKYTPEHGKISIAGLHRTTQKVQFSVGDTGPGIPPENRDRIFENHYRLERDEATEGYGIGLCLCQRIIRAHYGQIWVDSNPQGGAWFHFTLPVCPS comes from the coding sequence GTGCTGAAACACGATGACATGCAAGTTTCCCAGGATCAGCCAATTTATTCTGAAGCCCCACTCCAGCTGCTGCTGTTTATTGATGGACGACCAAAGTCTAAGCCGCAGGTGCAGCGTATCCGTGCTTACTTAAAAGAATTACAGGCTGGGTATAATTTTGAACTACAAATCATCGATGTGAGTCAACAGCCTTATTTGGCAGAACACTTCAAATTAGTGGCGACACCAGCTTTAATCAAAATTCATCCAGAACCTAGACAGATTTTAGCCGGTAGTAATATTATTGCCCAGTTGAAAAGTTGGTGGCCGCGCTGGCAAGCCGCCTCAGAAACTTACCAGAAACTGCAAGAAGATTTACAAGAACGAGTAGATGACAATGGCAAAATTTCACAACCCAAATCATCTATTAGTTCGATAGCAGTGTCGGCGGAGTTGATTCGACTGTCAGATGAAATTTTTCACCTGAAACAAGAAAAAGAAAAACTGCTAGAGCAATTACAGTTTAAAGATAGAGTCATCGGGATGTTAGCTCACGACCTCCGCAATCCCCTAACGGCTGCGGCGATCGCCATTGATACTCTACAATCTAACTACAATTCAGAAACCGGAGAATTTCAACGTCTCAAACCAGCATTAATTGCTCATCTCCTCAAACAAGCCCGTAACCAAACTAAGACCATAGATAGAATGATCGCCGATCTATTACAAGTAGGTCGGGGGAATGATACAGAATTTTCAATTACACCACAAAAGACTAATCTGGGTCAAATGTGTTTAGACATTATGGAGGAACTACACGACCGCTACACAGCCAAATCCCAACACATAGAAACCGACATACCCAATGATTTACCCTATGTCTATGCTGATCCAGAACGTATCCGTCAAGTTTTAGTCAACTTAATGGATAATGCCATTAAATACACTCCAGAACATGGCAAAATCAGCATTGCTGGATTACATCGCACTACCCAGAAAGTGCAATTTAGCGTTGGTGACACAGGCCCTGGTATTCCTCCAGAAAATCGCGATCGCATTTTTGAAAATCACTATCGCCTAGAACGAGATGAAGCCACTGAAGGTTATGGCATAGGTCTTTGTTTATGCCAACGTATAATTAGAGCGCATTACGGCCAAATCTGGGTAGACTCTAACCCCCAAGGTGGAGCATGGTTTCACTTTACTTTGCCAGTGTGTCCTTCTTAA